The Bacillus sp. Y1 genome has a window encoding:
- a CDS encoding CAP domain-containing protein has protein sequence MITAILGIVFYFNIQNGDEEILLEDGTQKRGSNQDLSNNTSDEGTNSERPTEGVSTYIGMSIESLEENLGQPNRVDQTYYGFDWWIYNTDPANYSQIGVKDGKVVTVYAIGSEVNISPFKIGQHVDEIFSSSYVETEIGLDYEGSSYQFELSESDLNTRPLLKMGDIFVQLYIDKFTATLSSFRVMDAETLLKLRPYELVYFGDLQEIEPDEMAPDEKVEDANEKQIYDITNIMRMRFGLATLQWDEKTATVAYGHSKDMEESKTFSHTSEKFGELSDRLEAGEVFYQVAGENIAANYADAPAVMEGWLNSKGHRESLLNEDFTHIGVGVYKKYYTQNFIQAWEE, from the coding sequence TTGATTACTGCTATATTAGGAATTGTATTTTATTTTAATATTCAAAATGGTGACGAGGAGATACTCTTAGAAGACGGGACACAAAAGAGAGGAAGTAACCAGGACTTATCAAATAATACGAGTGATGAAGGAACAAACTCTGAAAGACCAACGGAGGGAGTTTCAACTTATATCGGAATGTCTATAGAAAGCTTGGAGGAAAACTTAGGTCAACCTAACAGAGTAGATCAGACTTATTATGGGTTTGATTGGTGGATCTATAATACTGACCCTGCCAATTATTCTCAGATTGGTGTGAAAGACGGGAAGGTAGTAACCGTTTATGCCATCGGTTCGGAAGTGAATATAAGTCCCTTCAAGATAGGACAACATGTAGATGAAATTTTTTCTTCAAGTTATGTAGAAACAGAAATAGGGTTAGATTATGAAGGAAGTTCCTATCAATTTGAGCTATCAGAGTCGGATCTAAATACTAGACCATTGTTGAAAATGGGGGATATCTTCGTTCAACTCTATATTGATAAATTTACGGCAACATTATCTAGTTTTAGGGTAATGGATGCAGAAACTTTATTGAAGTTAAGACCTTATGAATTGGTTTATTTTGGTGATTTACAAGAAATTGAACCTGATGAGATGGCACCAGATGAAAAAGTCGAGGATGCAAATGAAAAACAAATATATGATATTACGAATATTATGAGAATGAGATTTGGACTTGCTACCTTACAATGGGATGAAAAAACGGCAACTGTAGCTTATGGACATAGCAAGGATATGGAAGAGAGCAAAACTTTTTCGCATACATCTGAAAAGTTCGGGGAGCTCTCCGATCGCTTAGAGGCCGGGGAAGTATTTTATCAGGTAGCCGGTGAGAATATTGCCGCAAACTATGCTGATGCACCAGCAGTTATGGAAGGCTGGTTAAATAGTAAAGGTCACCGGGAAAGCTTATTAAACGAAGACTTTACACATATCGGTGTAGGTGTATATAAAAAATATTACACGCAAAACTTTATCCAAGCATGGGAAGAATGA
- a CDS encoding PaaI family thioesterase produces MENIQKQIQDITLHATEHDLVLLEQLLKGFQLWKSGKNTTFISSLLQMERKITDDDCEITIPISPLLYNTLYIVHGGITATLLDTAMGVLANSLVPDGYGAVTTQLNINYIAAGIGEHMVCRAKMEHKGSKTLVLSAEIHRSDGVKIAIGTGSFLVIEKRI; encoded by the coding sequence ATGGAAAATATTCAAAAGCAAATCCAAGACATTACTCTTCATGCGACCGAGCATGACTTAGTACTGCTCGAACAGCTTCTAAAAGGTTTTCAACTTTGGAAATCAGGAAAGAACACCACGTTTATCTCTAGTCTTTTGCAAATGGAACGTAAAATAACGGATGACGACTGTGAAATAACCATACCGATTTCTCCTCTTTTATATAATACTTTGTATATTGTTCATGGGGGAATTACTGCGACTTTGCTTGATACAGCAATGGGTGTATTAGCAAATTCCCTTGTTCCTGATGGCTATGGTGCCGTCACTACCCAGTTGAATATTAATTATATTGCCGCTGGAATTGGAGAACATATGGTCTGTAGAGCAAAAATGGAACATAAAGGCTCAAAAACACTTGTATTATCCGCAGAAATTCATCGTTCAGATGGTGTTAAGATAGCCATTGGCACAGGTAGTTTTCTTGTCATTGAAAAAAGAATTTAG
- the ylbD gene encoding YlbD family protein: MAKKQLHPSVKKFKEYVRAHPELIKQVRSGANTWQELYEEWYLFGEDDSKGNGNVDDGNQSTEDSKKESSPKEESSKKDWMSTVLGAVRNMDSNQLQHHIVSISSALGAIQGVISSLQGGSNVQNPPKKSVSPPSHPFQFRQD; the protein is encoded by the coding sequence ATGGCCAAAAAGCAACTGCATCCTTCTGTAAAAAAGTTCAAGGAGTATGTTCGAGCCCACCCTGAACTTATTAAGCAGGTTAGAAGCGGGGCAAATACGTGGCAAGAGTTATACGAGGAATGGTATCTATTCGGTGAGGATGATTCTAAAGGAAATGGAAACGTTGATGACGGTAATCAATCAACGGAAGATTCAAAAAAAGAATCATCTCCAAAGGAAGAATCATCTAAAAAGGATTGGATGTCAACCGTACTAGGTGCTGTGAGGAATATGGATTCAAACCAGCTTCAACATCATATCGTGAGTATTAGTTCTGCCTTAGGTGCGATTCAAGGGGTAATTTCCTCCCTGCAAGGAGGGAGTAACGTCCAAAATCCGCCTAAAAAAAGTGTAAGCCCACCATCACATCCATTTCAATTTAGACAAGACTAG
- a CDS encoding YlbE-like family protein gives MREEINEYLRMQPQLKQFLREQPIWYRKLGRNPHDIQSFEISALHHYKKTIPHRVEQFNHSVQMANMMMSMFQAMNSNQ, from the coding sequence ATGAGAGAAGAAATTAATGAATATTTACGTATGCAACCACAATTAAAACAGTTTTTAAGGGAACAGCCCATTTGGTACAGAAAGCTAGGGAGAAATCCACATGATATACAAAGCTTTGAAATATCAGCTTTACACCATTATAAAAAGACCATTCCTCACCGTGTGGAGCAATTCAATCATAGTGTACAAATGGCGAATATGATGATGAGCATGTTTCAAGCCATGAATAGTAATCAATAA
- a CDS encoding YlbF family regulator, producing the protein MLATTESMEILEYADELATMVLESTVVEAYYICLNNVKKDKETQKKIKAFIQMKDRYEEVERFGRYHPDYKTVMMEIRNLKREVDLDLNVAEFKKAENDLQALLDEISVLIGRSVSDFIKVPSGNPFFESSCGGGCSTGGSCGCS; encoded by the coding sequence TTGCTTGCTACAACAGAAAGTATGGAAATTCTAGAGTATGCAGATGAATTAGCTACAATGGTGCTCGAGTCAACAGTGGTTGAGGCTTATTATATATGCTTGAATAATGTAAAAAAAGATAAAGAAACACAAAAGAAAATTAAAGCGTTTATACAAATGAAGGATCGTTATGAAGAGGTTGAACGCTTTGGAAGATATCATCCTGATTATAAAACAGTCATGATGGAAATCCGTAATTTGAAAAGAGAAGTAGATCTCGACCTTAATGTAGCTGAATTCAAAAAAGCGGAGAACGATCTACAAGCACTTCTTGATGAAATAAGTGTACTCATTGGCCGGTCAGTATCTGACTTTATCAAGGTCCCATCCGGAAATCCGTTCTTTGAATCAAGTTGTGGTGGAGGCTGTAGCACAGGCGGAAGCTGTGGTTGCTCATAA
- a CDS encoding YlbG family protein, with amino-acid sequence MLGQRQGIIVWLFSLKQAKMLRKFGNVHYVSKRLKYVVLYCNQDETETIMEKIKSYSFVKKVEPSFKPFLKVEYENSRPDKAKEYDYKMGI; translated from the coding sequence ATGCTAGGTCAACGTCAAGGAATTATTGTATGGCTATTTTCTCTTAAGCAAGCGAAAATGCTTCGCAAATTTGGGAATGTTCATTATGTATCAAAAAGATTGAAGTACGTGGTCTTATATTGCAACCAAGATGAAACCGAAACAATCATGGAAAAAATAAAAAGCTACTCCTTTGTCAAAAAAGTCGAGCCATCTTTTAAACCTTTCTTAAAGGTTGAATACGAAAATTCGAGACCAGATAAAGCAAAGGAATACGACTATAAAATGGGAATTTAA
- a CDS encoding DUF7147 family protein yields MIQRFIELGEGYSDIYELLEIAKSNKQRLMHFMALHTEINKRSVTSLIVVLKPTDPGNFQPLYVCREGIPNPHVTKNKRFELFEKLATEYGKEIIQFDVKPSTAFSEKELFYHYVIGILRLNHYIAPLQ; encoded by the coding sequence TTGATTCAAAGGTTTATTGAATTAGGAGAGGGCTATTCAGACATATATGAGTTACTAGAAATTGCTAAATCAAATAAACAGCGACTCATGCATTTCATGGCGTTACATACAGAAATAAATAAAAGGTCTGTAACTTCATTAATCGTTGTTTTAAAGCCCACTGATCCTGGCAACTTCCAACCACTGTATGTTTGTCGCGAAGGAATTCCGAATCCACATGTGACAAAAAACAAGCGTTTTGAGTTATTCGAAAAGTTAGCTACTGAATATGGGAAAGAAATTATCCAATTTGATGTAAAACCTTCTACTGCTTTTTCAGAAAAGGAATTATTCTATCACTATGTAATAGGTATCTTACGTTTAAATCATTATATCGCTCCACTACAATAA
- a CDS encoding stalk domain-containing protein: protein MWKIPFTFFIILSAVISGLLFWQWDAYSKEMEQPADMELASQNISIKTETDTLVITQKLSGLSGKKEIPFALPSGVITWQCLLEDGSECEKQEESVASLKPDNKGNIQIQFTLPIKANEKAFLFNQWLALFSNVQVTDTKVELIDSTKRNGTWVMGIPLIGNKKLDLIDYYVFEGQLANPSLYWQANSLLQEEVDSKLMIYSEQEGNLGQTFNSLQQISNRPHVTVVITNQLQEGNGNGMIITRPDIKPEMLEKKLLYSLLKLKFDNLPIEQSWLVDLHVSLLLNSESQISKSNQIIQELKLKLTEEELESYLQTFLSEEILFTPQKLDDLLVSVTGKPTSFFDDNKNEDTNLIPLYFLEKRNISVKGKIQKDLHIIYMGDQKLFPFVETVSSLGFQVKVLSDNETLLLTKGLNSYRFYVNQNIFIYNEEDYGLLENPLTKINHTIYINYQWLTSLFNIQIDENENTVYLKESTE, encoded by the coding sequence ATGTGGAAGATACCGTTCACATTTTTTATCATATTATCAGCTGTCATCAGCGGCTTGTTATTTTGGCAATGGGATGCCTATTCTAAGGAAATGGAACAGCCTGCTGACATGGAGCTTGCAAGTCAAAACATTTCGATTAAAACAGAAACAGACACGTTAGTAATCACACAAAAGCTAAGTGGTCTTTCAGGAAAAAAGGAAATCCCTTTTGCTCTTCCTAGTGGAGTGATTACCTGGCAATGTCTTCTTGAGGATGGCAGTGAATGTGAAAAACAGGAAGAAAGTGTAGCATCACTAAAGCCCGATAATAAAGGAAATATTCAAATACAATTCACACTACCGATAAAAGCGAACGAAAAAGCTTTTCTTTTCAATCAATGGTTAGCTCTGTTTTCGAATGTTCAAGTGACAGACACAAAGGTCGAGCTTATCGATTCAACGAAGAGAAATGGAACATGGGTAATGGGTATTCCCTTAATAGGAAACAAAAAGCTTGATCTTATTGATTATTATGTTTTTGAGGGTCAATTGGCTAATCCCTCTCTTTATTGGCAGGCTAATTCTTTATTGCAAGAAGAAGTCGACAGCAAGCTTATGATCTACTCTGAACAGGAGGGCAATCTTGGTCAAACATTTAACTCCCTACAGCAAATATCTAACAGACCTCACGTGACAGTGGTAATAACCAACCAACTGCAAGAGGGCAATGGCAACGGAATGATTATTACTCGTCCGGACATAAAACCAGAAATGCTAGAAAAGAAACTTCTTTACTCATTATTAAAATTAAAATTTGACAATCTTCCGATAGAACAAAGCTGGTTAGTTGATCTTCATGTGTCATTGTTATTAAACAGTGAAAGTCAAATTTCTAAAAGTAATCAAATAATCCAAGAATTAAAATTGAAGCTGACTGAAGAGGAGCTAGAGAGCTATCTCCAAACATTTTTGTCAGAAGAAATTCTTTTTACTCCTCAAAAGTTAGACGATTTACTTGTAAGTGTAACTGGGAAACCAACTAGCTTCTTTGATGATAATAAAAATGAAGACACGAATTTGATTCCGTTGTATTTCTTAGAAAAGAGAAATATATCTGTAAAGGGCAAAATTCAGAAAGATCTTCACATAATTTATATGGGAGATCAAAAGCTTTTCCCATTTGTTGAGACGGTATCATCCCTTGGTTTTCAAGTAAAGGTTCTTTCTGATAATGAGACCTTATTGCTGACAAAGGGACTAAATAGTTATCGCTTTTACGTTAACCAAAATATATTTATTTATAATGAAGAAGATTATGGACTGTTAGAAAATCCACTGACGAAGATTAATCATACTATTTATATTAATTATCAATGGTTAACCTCATTATTTAACATACAGATTGATGAGAATGAAAATACGGTCTATCTGAAAGAATCAACGGAATAA
- the rsmD gene encoding 16S rRNA (guanine(966)-N(2))-methyltransferase RsmD, with amino-acid sequence MRVVSGEYKGKALKAVPGNSTRPTTDKVKESIFNIIGPYFSGGIGLDLFAGSGGLGIEALSRGVEKVIFVDRDGKAIATIKENLQTCGLLNQSEVYRNDADRALKAIMKREIMFDYIFLDPPYKKQQLEHLLETIQNEKLLTNNGIIVCEHSKDVVLPVEVGRLQQVKFENYGIISISIYALKSEQE; translated from the coding sequence ATGAGGGTTGTATCTGGTGAATATAAAGGGAAAGCATTGAAAGCGGTTCCTGGAAACTCAACAAGACCTACTACAGATAAAGTGAAAGAATCGATTTTTAATATCATTGGACCTTATTTCAGTGGTGGAATAGGACTGGATTTGTTTGCTGGTAGCGGTGGGCTTGGGATTGAAGCGCTGAGTCGCGGAGTAGAAAAAGTAATCTTTGTCGATCGTGATGGAAAGGCAATTGCTACAATTAAGGAAAATCTGCAAACATGTGGGTTGTTAAATCAATCAGAGGTATATAGAAACGATGCGGATAGAGCTTTAAAGGCAATAATGAAAAGGGAGATCATGTTTGACTATATTTTTCTTGATCCTCCTTATAAAAAACAACAACTTGAGCACTTGCTTGAAACCATACAAAATGAAAAACTCCTTACGAATAATGGAATCATTGTTTGTGAGCACTCAAAGGATGTTGTCCTTCCTGTTGAGGTTGGACGTTTGCAGCAAGTGAAATTCGAGAATTATGGGATTATTTCCATTTCAATTTATGCTCTTAAATCGGAACAAGAATAA
- the coaD gene encoding pantetheine-phosphate adenylyltransferase: MASIAVCPGSFDPITYGHLDIITRGAKVFDEVFVVVLSNSSKKPLFSVEERTEMIQEVTKHLPNVKVDSFQGLLVDYASSVGASAIIRGLRAVSDFEYEMQITSMNRVLNDQIETFFIMTNSQYSFLSSSIVKEVAKYKGNISELVPPLVEKALLEKNTVK, from the coding sequence ATGGCAAGTATTGCTGTTTGTCCAGGGAGTTTTGACCCGATTACATATGGCCATCTAGATATTATTACACGAGGTGCAAAAGTATTTGACGAGGTTTTTGTCGTAGTATTAAGCAATTCATCTAAAAAACCTTTATTTTCAGTTGAAGAACGTACGGAAATGATCCAAGAAGTAACAAAGCACTTACCGAATGTTAAGGTGGACTCGTTCCAAGGGTTGCTTGTGGACTATGCTAGTTCAGTCGGTGCAAGTGCCATTATTCGTGGATTACGAGCCGTCTCAGACTTTGAGTATGAAATGCAAATCACTAGTATGAATAGAGTATTAAATGACCAAATCGAGACATTTTTTATCATGACGAATAGTCAGTATTCTTTCTTAAGCTCAAGCATCGTAAAAGAAGTAGCAAAATACAAAGGGAATATTTCTGAATTGGTTCCACCTCTGGTAGAAAAAGCACTATTGGAAAAGAATACAGTTAAGTAA
- the ylbJ gene encoding sporulation integral membrane protein YlbJ has product MFRSRLKTVVLALSVTLMAISLIAFPQESVDASIRGLDMWWEIVFPSLLPFFIVSEMLIGFGVVKFIGVLLEPLMRPLFKVPGVGGFVWAMGMASGYPSGAKLTARLRQEGQLTKVEAERLVSFTNCSNPLFIFGAVSIGFFGNAKLGFLLALAHYLGNISVGLIMRFYGNDTEEKKRTKEQKFSITLALRELHRTRLKEQRPLGRMLGDAVMSSVQTLLMIGGFIILFSVINKLLFHLHITAFLGQFVEFILVSLHLPDVLSIPYISGLFEITLGSQLTSQVQEATLMQQAIITSFILAFSGFSVQAQVASITSQTDIAFKPFFIARIMHGFFAAIYAFLLWGTVYEGLAKSDQPSNAIPVSVLETGSWALNTYSYLAQIGPLVTIVSLVIYIFVYSRRLNVK; this is encoded by the coding sequence GTGTTTCGATCCAGACTGAAAACCGTTGTATTAGCACTATCTGTAACATTAATGGCTATTTCATTGATAGCTTTCCCACAAGAATCTGTTGATGCGTCGATTCGCGGCTTAGACATGTGGTGGGAAATTGTCTTTCCTTCTTTGCTTCCTTTCTTTATCGTATCAGAAATGCTTATAGGTTTTGGAGTTGTTAAGTTTATTGGAGTATTATTAGAGCCCCTTATGCGACCACTATTTAAAGTACCTGGTGTTGGAGGCTTTGTTTGGGCAATGGGGATGGCATCGGGATACCCTTCTGGAGCTAAACTCACTGCAAGATTAAGGCAGGAAGGGCAATTAACTAAAGTAGAAGCAGAAAGATTAGTTTCATTTACAAATTGCTCAAACCCCCTCTTTATATTTGGCGCTGTTTCCATTGGTTTTTTTGGAAATGCAAAACTCGGTTTTCTATTGGCTCTGGCTCACTATCTTGGCAATATTTCAGTTGGGTTAATTATGAGATTTTACGGAAATGACACGGAGGAGAAAAAACGTACCAAAGAGCAAAAATTCTCTATTACTCTCGCATTAAGAGAATTACATCGAACAAGATTGAAAGAACAGAGACCTTTAGGACGTATGCTTGGTGATGCCGTCATGTCGTCTGTGCAGACCTTACTTATGATTGGCGGGTTTATCATTTTATTTTCAGTGATAAACAAGCTTCTGTTCCATCTGCACATCACAGCTTTTTTAGGACAGTTTGTTGAGTTTATCCTTGTTAGCTTACATTTACCCGATGTATTAAGCATTCCCTATATTTCTGGATTGTTTGAAATTACCTTGGGAAGTCAGCTGACTAGTCAGGTTCAGGAAGCGACCCTTATGCAACAAGCTATCATTACTAGTTTTATTCTTGCCTTTAGCGGATTTAGTGTACAGGCACAAGTAGCAAGTATCACTTCGCAAACCGATATTGCTTTTAAGCCTTTTTTTATTGCTCGTATTATGCACGGTTTTTTCGCTGCTATATATGCCTTTTTACTTTGGGGAACCGTATACGAGGGATTAGCTAAAAGTGACCAACCCTCCAACGCCATCCCCGTGTCTGTCCTAGAAACAGGATCATGGGCTTTAAACACGTACTCTTATCTAGCACAAATCGGTCCACTCGTGACCATTGTTTCTCTAGTAATCTATATTTTTGTATATTCAAGAAGATTAAATGTAAAATAA
- a CDS encoding patatin-like phospholipase family protein translates to MSRPKIGLALGSGGARGFAHLGVIKVLQAEGIPIDFVAGSSMGALVGCFYGAGLDVERLYKLSKAFKRKYYLDYTVPKMGFVAGKRVKELIRVFTHGKNIEELDIPVAVIATDLMTGEKVVFKEGPIADAVRASISIPGIFVPEKHNGRLLVDGGVVDRIPVSVVEEMGADIIVAVDVSPVKSTAEITTIYDVIMQSIDIMQMELVSNREVKSDVMIRPPVQMYNSRAFTNIEEIITIGEEEALKAVPKIKELLSNWKGY, encoded by the coding sequence TTGTCTCGTCCGAAAATTGGATTAGCACTTGGTTCTGGTGGGGCAAGAGGCTTTGCCCATTTAGGTGTAATTAAAGTGTTACAAGCCGAAGGTATCCCTATTGATTTTGTTGCTGGAAGTAGCATGGGGGCACTAGTGGGCTGTTTTTATGGAGCAGGATTAGATGTAGAGAGGCTATACAAACTTTCAAAAGCATTTAAAAGAAAATATTATTTAGATTATACTGTACCCAAAATGGGCTTTGTTGCTGGAAAACGAGTAAAGGAGCTTATCCGCGTATTTACTCATGGGAAAAATATTGAAGAGTTAGACATTCCGGTTGCGGTGATAGCTACTGATTTAATGACTGGTGAAAAGGTCGTTTTCAAGGAGGGGCCGATAGCAGATGCAGTTCGAGCTAGCATCTCCATTCCTGGAATTTTTGTGCCAGAAAAGCATAATGGTCGCTTACTTGTTGACGGTGGCGTTGTTGACCGAATACCGGTTTCTGTCGTGGAAGAAATGGGTGCAGATATTATCGTTGCGGTTGATGTTAGTCCAGTAAAATCCACTGCAGAAATTACCACGATTTATGATGTGATTATGCAAAGTATAGACATTATGCAAATGGAACTCGTTTCAAATCGTGAGGTAAAGTCCGATGTCATGATTCGTCCTCCTGTACAAATGTATAATTCTCGAGCGTTTACAAATATCGAGGAGATTATAACTATCGGGGAGGAGGAGGCTCTTAAAGCTGTACCAAAGATTAAAGAGCTGTTAAGTAATTGGAAGGGGTACTAG
- a CDS encoding SepM family pheromone-processing serine protease: MNKKWMGRIVLYIIAIALLVGAFFSLPYYITKPGMAKELDPIIEVEGGYEEEGSFMLTTVVMGQANIYTYLLAKISEYQEIYPLSAIRAEEESDEEYKVRQLHSMSTSKLAAIEVAYKKANKPISFEYKGVYVLSVMDGMPAMGQLEPGDRIFQVDELTFQSSEEFINYVSKKQAGDTITLYFERNEKEENVTLTLKAFEADQTKVGVGIGLVDDKEIIVEPEVTVETSDIGGPSAGLMFSLEIYNQLVKEDLTKGYNIAGTGTIDENGTVGRIGGIEQKVIAADKADAEIFFAPNEEGAADSNYLAAVQTAKDIDTRMKIVPINTFEDAITYLEALEKKEE, from the coding sequence ATGAACAAAAAATGGATGGGGCGTATCGTACTATATATAATTGCCATTGCCTTACTAGTTGGCGCCTTTTTTTCACTACCATATTATATAACAAAGCCCGGAATGGCAAAGGAACTTGACCCCATTATTGAAGTGGAAGGTGGGTACGAGGAAGAAGGAAGTTTTATGCTTACTACGGTAGTCATGGGGCAAGCAAATATTTATACGTATTTGTTAGCAAAAATAAGTGAGTACCAAGAAATTTATCCTCTATCAGCCATTCGAGCGGAAGAAGAAAGCGATGAGGAATATAAAGTAAGACAGTTGCATTCTATGTCTACCTCTAAGCTAGCCGCTATTGAGGTAGCTTATAAAAAAGCGAATAAACCGATCTCATTTGAATATAAAGGAGTTTATGTATTAAGTGTCATGGATGGAATGCCTGCCATGGGGCAATTAGAGCCTGGTGATCGAATTTTTCAAGTAGATGAACTTACGTTTCAATCATCAGAAGAATTTATCAACTATGTAAGTAAAAAACAAGCAGGCGATACAATTACTTTATATTTTGAACGTAATGAGAAAGAAGAAAATGTTACTCTAACATTAAAAGCATTTGAAGCAGATCAAACAAAGGTAGGAGTAGGAATCGGTTTAGTGGATGATAAAGAAATTATTGTGGAGCCAGAGGTCACAGTTGAGACAAGTGATATAGGAGGCCCTTCAGCTGGACTTATGTTCTCTCTTGAAATATATAACCAATTGGTGAAAGAGGATTTAACAAAAGGTTACAATATCGCAGGGACTGGAACAATCGATGAAAACGGTACGGTCGGACGTATCGGAGGCATTGAACAAAAGGTAATTGCGGCAGATAAAGCAGATGCAGAAATTTTCTTTGCGCCAAATGAGGAGGGGGCTGCGGACTCAAACTATTTAGCAGCCGTCCAAACGGCAAAAGATATTGATACGAGAATGAAAATTGTACCGATTAATACATTTGAAGATGCAATAACGTATTTAGAAGCATTAGAGAAAAAAGAAGAATAG
- a CDS encoding nucleotidyltransferase, with protein MKAVGVVVEYNPFHNGHFYHVEQSKILSGADVVIAVMSGPFLQRGEPALLSKWHRAKMALLGGVDIVFELPYAFATQKAETFARGAIDILAAAGCDYVCFGSESGHIEDFYSTLRFIHTHQETYDHLIKKNMDEGMSYPRATSSAFQELRPSSQIMDLSKPNNILGFQYIRAIEELNLSLTPLTVARKNAGYHDPELSTTHIASATSIRKSIFSNDGQLNELSSYVPNTTYTELVDYKREFGQFLQWEDYWPLLQYRLLTTDKSELARIYEVEEGIENRILQMVDKANSFSEFMTLLKTKRYTWTRLQRLCVHILTNTNKEQMRALSDRASYLRLLGMTALGRQYLNKWKKQSNLPIVSRLASYNGKEIELDIKAAKIYSLGLDKTKGHSALSLEYKQAPMFISKKEE; from the coding sequence ATGAAGGCTGTTGGAGTAGTAGTTGAGTACAACCCATTTCATAACGGACATTTCTACCATGTAGAACAATCAAAGATTTTGTCAGGTGCTGATGTGGTCATTGCTGTCATGAGCGGACCTTTTTTACAACGTGGAGAACCTGCCCTTTTATCAAAATGGCATCGAGCTAAAATGGCATTATTAGGTGGAGTTGATATTGTCTTTGAACTTCCTTACGCTTTTGCAACACAAAAGGCAGAAACTTTTGCTCGTGGAGCGATTGACATTTTAGCTGCTGCAGGTTGTGACTACGTCTGCTTTGGTAGTGAATCTGGTCACATAGAAGACTTTTATTCTACCCTACGTTTTATTCATACACATCAAGAAACGTATGACCATCTAATCAAAAAGAATATGGATGAAGGAATGAGCTATCCAAGAGCAACTTCTTCCGCTTTCCAAGAGCTTAGGCCTTCGAGTCAGATAATGGACCTATCAAAACCAAACAATATTCTTGGCTTTCAATATATTCGAGCAATTGAAGAGTTAAACCTAAGCTTAACACCGCTAACTGTAGCCAGAAAAAATGCGGGTTATCATGACCCAGAATTATCCACCACCCATATTGCAAGTGCGACAAGCATTCGTAAATCTATCTTTTCGAATGACGGACAGTTGAATGAACTTTCCTCTTATGTCCCTAACACCACCTACACAGAACTTGTGGACTATAAGAGAGAGTTTGGGCAATTTCTTCAATGGGAAGACTATTGGCCACTTCTTCAGTATCGTTTACTAACAACTGATAAAAGTGAACTAGCTAGAATTTACGAAGTGGAAGAGGGAATAGAAAATCGAATCTTACAAATGGTTGATAAAGCAAATTCATTTTCCGAGTTTATGACCTTGCTCAAAACAAAAAGGTATACTTGGACACGTTTGCAACGGCTTTGCGTTCATATTTTGACAAATACAAATAAAGAGCAAATGAGGGCCCTGAGCGACCGAGCTAGTTATCTTCGCCTGCTCGGTATGACAGCTTTGGGAAGGCAGTACTTAAACAAGTGGAAAAAGCAAAGTAATCTACCAATTGTCTCAAGACTTGCCTCCTACAACGGAAAAGAGATTGAACTTGATATTAAGGCTGCAAAAATATATTCCCTCGGTTTGGACAAAACCAAAGGTCACAGTGCTCTATCCTTAGAATATAAACAAGCACCTATGTTCATTTCAAAAAAAGAAGAATAG